The following proteins are co-located in the Bacteroidales bacterium genome:
- a CDS encoding gliding motility-associated C-terminal domain-containing protein, whose protein sequence is MKNSIPYKYFLTLLLSFCFVSTYATHNRAGEITYVQLSDLSYEITITTFTYTLSFADRDKLDVEWGDNTTSIAPRVSKVILPNLYQKNIYKIVHTYPGPSVYKIVVQDPNRNAGVKNIPNSVNVVFSMSTLLIVNPAMGRNSTPVLLNPPYDKAAFGYVFIHNPAAYDPDGDSLSYQMTVCTREDGKPIENYTLPPATKSIRVDSISGDLIWDTPADTGKFNVAMEIQEWRNGKKIGAVVRDMQIEVYNTDNKPPVNSTLRDYCVEAGQMVDFIFSATDANLDKIGLMATSGIFKLGSCPATFTKIDSVAGFASSHFQWTPCHDAVRNQPYDVIFKSDDYNTELKLSDIDNMKIKVLGPSPKIINAVPEGKLIRLTWQNYGTNVISGFSIYRREGATTFEPDSCTSGVPSSTGFVKVGYIGGSSTTSYSDTDNGQGLQFGKEYVYRIVAVYPNGTESKASNEIKSSLISGLVLIKNVSVSTTNPLNGSVYLAWQKPDTLLTGGPFRYMIYRAEGITATNYTPIPSLPTLTLNDTIYTDTLINTQSKAYIYKIEILNNENPIPEPSIASSLLLSVEPGDRKARLTISRNVPWINTRYDVYRLNEVTLVYDSVGTTNLLTFVDNGLENGKQYCYKVKSVGEYMGESMPKNLINYSEIACTTPVDNEPPCTPLIDVKTQCDSLYNKISWSFSDPLCIGDVAGYRLYYKMTSQENLTLLADLPDKLIQSYKHFPGEVVAGCYAVSAYDSKGNEGLKSVMVCIDSCNFYEIPNVFTPNGDDINDRLVAKTSGLVEKIDFSLFNRNGLLLFRTEEPKINWDGTYKGKIVSPGVYFYQCDVFERRITGLEQFHLSGFVHVITEADAKPILTK, encoded by the coding sequence GTGAAAAATTCCATTCCATACAAATATTTTCTTACACTACTCTTATCCTTCTGTTTTGTAAGCACATATGCTACACATAACCGTGCAGGTGAAATAACCTATGTCCAGCTTTCTGATCTCTCTTATGAAATAACAATAACCACTTTTACTTATACACTTAGTTTTGCCGACAGGGATAAACTTGATGTGGAATGGGGCGATAATACAACTTCAATTGCGCCAAGGGTAAGCAAAGTTATTCTCCCTAACCTTTATCAGAAAAATATTTACAAAATAGTCCATACTTATCCCGGACCAAGTGTTTATAAAATTGTTGTACAGGATCCTAACAGGAATGCCGGTGTAAAGAATATTCCAAATTCAGTGAATGTTGTTTTTTCAATGTCAACATTACTCATTGTTAATCCGGCAATGGGACGAAACAGCACTCCGGTGCTCTTAAATCCGCCGTACGATAAAGCTGCTTTCGGATATGTCTTTATTCACAATCCTGCTGCCTACGATCCCGACGGGGATAGTCTGTCATATCAGATGACTGTTTGTACAAGGGAAGATGGAAAGCCGATTGAAAACTATACACTTCCTCCGGCAACAAAATCAATAAGGGTAGATTCCATTTCGGGTGACCTGATCTGGGACACTCCAGCCGATACCGGTAAGTTCAATGTTGCTATGGAGATTCAGGAATGGCGTAATGGTAAAAAAATCGGAGCAGTTGTAAGGGACATGCAGATTGAGGTATATAATACTGATAATAAGCCACCTGTTAACAGCACTCTCAGAGATTATTGCGTAGAGGCAGGTCAAATGGTGGATTTTATATTCTCTGCGACAGATGCAAATCTTGATAAAATAGGGTTAATGGCAACATCAGGTATCTTTAAGCTTGGGTCATGCCCTGCAACATTTACCAAAATTGATTCAGTTGCAGGTTTTGCTTCTTCCCATTTTCAATGGACACCATGCCATGATGCTGTCAGAAACCAGCCATATGATGTTATTTTCAAATCGGACGATTACAATACCGAGCTCAAATTATCCGACATCGATAATATGAAGATTAAGGTTCTGGGTCCCTCACCAAAGATAATAAACGCAGTACCGGAAGGTAAGCTCATAAGACTTACATGGCAGAATTACGGAACGAATGTAATTTCAGGATTCAGCATTTACAGAAGGGAAGGGGCAACTACATTTGAACCTGATTCATGTACTTCAGGGGTACCATCTTCTACCGGTTTCGTTAAGGTAGGTTATATCGGAGGCAGTTCAACTACTTCATATTCTGATACAGATAATGGACAGGGTCTGCAATTTGGTAAAGAGTACGTTTACAGGATAGTTGCTGTTTATCCGAATGGAACTGAAAGTAAAGCATCGAACGAGATTAAGTCATCACTTATTTCTGGTTTAGTATTAATTAAAAATGTTAGTGTCAGTACCACCAACCCTCTGAACGGATCTGTTTATTTAGCATGGCAGAAACCTGATACTTTACTTACCGGCGGACCTTTCAGATATATGATTTATAGAGCTGAAGGTATTACTGCTACGAATTATACTCCAATTCCATCGTTGCCAACTTTAACTCTTAACGATACTATCTATACCGATACTTTGATTAATACTCAGTCAAAAGCTTACATTTATAAAATTGAGATATTGAATAATGAAAATCCTATCCCTGAACCTTCAATTGCTTCATCACTGCTTTTGAGTGTTGAGCCAGGTGACAGGAAGGCAAGACTCACTATAAGCCGTAATGTTCCATGGATAAATACTAGATACGATGTTTACAGATTGAATGAAGTAACATTGGTTTATGATTCAGTTGGTACTACTAACCTGTTGACATTTGTTGATAACGGACTTGAGAACGGGAAACAATACTGTTATAAAGTAAAATCAGTTGGTGAGTATATGGGTGAGAGTATGCCAAAGAATCTTATTAACTATTCTGAAATTGCCTGTACAACTCCGGTAGATAATGAGCCGCCGTGTACTCCATTGATTGATGTTAAAACCCAGTGCGACAGTCTGTATAACAAAATTTCCTGGTCGTTTTCAGATCCTCTTTGTATCGGCGATGTGGCTGGGTACAGACTATATTATAAGATGACTTCACAGGAAAACCTTACTCTTCTGGCTGATCTTCCGGATAAGCTTATACAATCTTATAAGCATTTTCCCGGTGAGGTTGTAGCCGGTTGTTATGCTGTATCTGCATATGATTCCAAAGGTAATGAGGGACTTAAATCAGTAATGGTTTGTATCGACTCCTGTAATTTTTATGAGATTCCTAATGTGTTCACACCTAATGGTGATGATATAAACGACAGGCTTGTTGCCAAGACATCAGGACTGGTTGAGAAAATTGATTTTTCGTTGTTTAACAGGAATGGATTATTATTATTCCGAACTGAGGAGCCAAAGATAAACTGGGATGGAACGTACAAAGGAAAGATTGTCTCTCCCGGAGTATATTTCTATCAGTGCGATGTGTTCGAAAGACGAATAACCGGACTGGAGCAATTCCATCTTTCAGGTTTTGTACATGTAATTACTGAAGCTGATGCAAAACCGATATTAACGAAATGA